One Oryza brachyantha chromosome 3, ObraRS2, whole genome shotgun sequence DNA segment encodes these proteins:
- the LOC102710281 gene encoding protein CHUP1, chloroplastic, producing MMREGDACVALLRSKLHGLVERNRSLEEENKQLKHQISRLKGQVSSLEGQDTDRKILWKKLDNFSNGNSYLKEKQFVHNNDSKEAMDLNSTSCYSRQQFSRAPLVRSRAPRVPNPPPSPTCIQPTVNTRKEGGMAPPPPPPPLPSRLLKSTKAVQRVPDVVELYRLLVRREGKNDAKSASMGIPVATNSREMIGEIENRSAYVLAIKSDVENQSEFINFLAMEVQSAAYKEIADVEEFVKWLDGELSYLVDERAVLKHFPNWPEKKADTMREAAFTYRDLKNLESEASSFHDDRRVATPMALKRMQALQDKIEQGIHNTERVRDSASGRYKDLKIPWEWMLDSGIISQLKMASLKLAQEYMNRIVNALKSDPFTNDEELLLQGVRFAFRIHQLAGGFNEGCRKAFQELKMYASKSD from the exons ATGATGAGGGAGGGTGATGCATGTGTTGCACTTCTGAGAAGCAAGCTCCATGGCCTTGTCGAGAGGAACCGCAGCCTGGAAGAGGAGAACAAGCAATTGAAACATCAAATTAGTCGTCTAAAAGGCCAAGTATCCTCCCTTGAAGGCCAGGATACTGATAGAAAGATTCTGTGGAAGAAGCTGGATAATTTTTCCAATGGAAACAGCTATCTCAAGGAGAAGCAGTTTGTTCACAACAATGATTCAAAGGAAGCTATGGATCTCAACAGCACGTCGTGTTACAGCAGACAGCAATTCTCCAGGGCACCTTTGGTGAGATCAAGAGCACCAAGAGTTCCAAATCCACCGCCAAGTCCAACCTGCATCCAACCAACCGTAAATACAAGAAAGGAAGGAGGCATGGCTCCTcccccaccgccacctcccctaCCTTCCAGATTGCTGAAGAGCACTAAGGCCGTGCAAAGGGTGCCAGATGTAGTCGAGTTATACCGATTATTGGTCAGAAGAGAAGGCAAAAATGATGCAAAGTCTGCATCCATGGGAATACCAGTAGCTACTAACAGCCGGGAGATGATTGGGGAGATAGAGAACAGATCAGCTTATGTGTTGGCC ATTAAATCAGATGTAGAAAATCAGAGTGAATTCATTAACTTCCTGGCAATGGAGGTCCAGAGTGCAGCATACAAAGAAATAGCTGATGTCGAAGAGTTTGTGAAATGGCTTGATGGGGAACTATCTTACCTTGTGGATGAAAGAGCAGTGCTCAAGCATTTTCCAAACTGGCCTGAGAAGAAAGCAGATACCATGAGAGAAGCAGCATTCACCTACCGAGATCTGAAGAATCTTGAATCAGAAGCATCGTCATTCCACGATGACAGGAGAGTTGCTACACCTATGGCTCTCAAGCGCATGCAAGCTCTGCAGGATAA AATTGAACAAGGTATTCATAATACCGAGCGAGTAAGGGACAGTGCAAGCGGAAGATATAAGGATCTTAAGATCCCGTGGGAGTGGATGCTTGACTCTGGAATCATAAGCCAA CTAAAGATGGCTTCATTGAAGCTTGCACAAGAATACATGAACCGTATCGTGAATGCACTAAAGTCAGACCCATTCACAAATGATGAAGAACTGCTTCTCCAAGGTGTGCGTTTTGCCTTCCGCATACATCAG CTTGCGGGTGGCTTCAATGAAGGTTGCCGGAAAGCATTCCAAGAACTGAAGATGTATGCGAGCAAGTCAGATTGA